One Arcobacter lacus DNA segment encodes these proteins:
- a CDS encoding biotin/lipoyl-containing protein: protein MSKKYIDIMDTTFRDGFQSVFGGRVLMNDFFPAVEAAKEAGITHFEFGGGARFQSLFFYLQENAFDMMDKFRSIVGPEANLQTLARGINTVMLDTGSRELIDLHAKLFAKHGTTTIRNFDALNDVQNLEYSAQCIKNHGLKHEVVVTLMDLPPNCTGAHDVPFYEKTLRSILDSGLPFDSVCFKDASGTSSPQKVFDTIKMARNLLGDSTHIRLHTHETAGVSIACYLAALEAGADGIDLAASPVSGGTSQPDILTMLHAVKGKNFDLGGLEIDKILKYEETLAHCLKDYFLPPEATQVSPLIPFSPMPGGALTANTQMMRDNGTLDKFPAVIKAMQEVVVRGGFGTSVTPVSQFYWQQAYANVMFGPWKQIAPGYGRMVLGYFGKTPVEADPEIIKLASEKLKLEPTKENPLDIADRDEKKKISVWKQRLEIENIPVTEENIFIAAACDEKGIAFLKGESPLNVRKKENEINNSNNKTKGDNKMANGNYTVVVDGQRFNVTVAEGIVDNIQVAQPVVQQVVQQPVQAQVAQTPAKPVYNGTEVPAAVNGNVWKILVKEGDRVEKDQQIMILEAMKMEIDITAPVSGTISKILVEPSSSVEEGQTLAVI, encoded by the coding sequence CTTTGAATTTGGAGGAGGAGCAAGATTCCAATCATTGTTCTTCTACTTACAAGAAAATGCTTTTGATATGATGGATAAATTTAGATCTATCGTAGGACCAGAAGCAAACTTACAAACTCTAGCACGTGGTATAAATACAGTAATGTTAGATACTGGTTCAAGAGAATTAATAGACCTTCACGCAAAACTTTTTGCAAAACATGGAACAACAACAATTAGAAACTTTGATGCTTTAAATGATGTTCAAAACCTTGAATACTCTGCACAATGTATAAAAAATCATGGATTAAAACATGAAGTAGTTGTAACACTTATGGACTTACCTCCAAACTGTACAGGTGCACATGATGTACCTTTCTATGAAAAAACTTTAAGAAGTATTCTAGATAGTGGATTACCTTTTGATTCTGTTTGTTTTAAAGATGCAAGTGGAACATCAAGCCCACAAAAAGTATTTGATACTATTAAAATGGCAAGAAACCTTTTAGGTGATTCTACTCATATAAGACTTCATACTCATGAAACAGCAGGAGTTAGTATAGCTTGTTATTTAGCAGCTCTTGAAGCAGGTGCTGATGGTATAGACTTAGCTGCATCTCCAGTTAGTGGAGGAACATCTCAACCAGATATCCTAACTATGCTTCATGCTGTAAAAGGTAAAAACTTTGATTTAGGTGGTTTAGAAATTGATAAAATTCTAAAATATGAAGAGACTTTGGCTCATTGCTTAAAAGATTACTTCCTTCCACCAGAAGCAACTCAAGTTTCACCACTTATTCCTTTTTCTCCAATGCCAGGAGGTGCATTAACTGCAAATACTCAAATGATGAGAGATAATGGAACTTTAGATAAATTTCCAGCAGTTATTAAAGCTATGCAAGAAGTGGTTGTTAGAGGAGGATTTGGTACATCTGTAACTCCTGTTTCACAATTTTATTGGCAACAAGCATACGCTAATGTTATGTTTGGACCATGGAAACAAATAGCTCCAGGATATGGAAGAATGGTTTTAGGATACTTTGGAAAAACACCAGTTGAAGCAGATCCTGAAATAATAAAATTAGCAAGTGAAAAATTAAAACTAGAACCAACTAAAGAGAATCCTTTAGATATTGCTGATCGTGATGAGAAAAAGAAAATATCTGTTTGGAAACAAAGACTAGAAATAGAAAATATTCCTGTAACAGAAGAGAATATTTTTATTGCAGCTGCTTGTGATGAGAAAGGTATTGCATTTTTAAAAGGAGAGAGTCCTTTAAATGTAAGAAAAAAAGAGAATGAAATAAATAATAGTAATAATAAAACAAAAGGAGATAATAAAATGGCAAATGGTAACTATACAGTAGTAGTAGATGGACAAAGATTTAATGTAACAGTAGCTGAAGGGATTGTAGATAATATACAAGTTGCACAACCTGTTGTACAACAAGTAGTTCAACAACCAGTTCAAGCTCAAGTTGCACAAACTCCTGCAAAACCAGTTTATAATGGAACAGAAGTTCCAGCAGCAGTTAATGGGAATGTATGGAAAATACTTGTTAAAGAGGGAGATAGAGTTGAAAAAGATCAACAAATTATGATTTTAGAAGCTATGAAAATGGAAATTGACATTACTGCTCCTGTTTCTGGTACTATCTCTAAAATCTTAGTTGAACCTTCTTCTTCTGTTGAAGAAGGTCAAACTTTAGCGGTTATT